AGGAAAGTTGGAACAGACACAATACATTGCCGACAAATTTAGTTTATCCAATGCTTTAAAAACAAAAAATACACTGGAAAAAATAAAAGATAGGATCATTGAAAAAAATATTACCGTAAAAGAAATAAAACAATCGTTAGAGTTTTTTGAAAACCACGGTGGCTTTTCCGAAATTAATGAAGAAGAAATCATTCAATACCTTTCTGCAAAAGAAAAGTCTTTCGAAAACGATTTGTCGACTCAATCACTTGCAAAACTTCCTTTGATTCAGTATGCAGAGGTTAATCAGTCGAAAGCCATCCAAGAATCAAAAAAAGATGAAATTTTGCATCTCCCCGATTTTGAAATTTTTGTTAGTTATATGCAGCGCAGGCGGAAACCTTTTCTCTTAGATAGTGGGCCTCTTAACGTTTCTATTATGGACAATCCAGAATTTTCTGGAGATTTGTGGAGTGCTGGTGTTACGGTTCGAGTGCCTGTATGGTCTCTATCAAAAGTAGATGAACTCAATCAATCCAATTCATTTAGAATCGAAAGGTTACAAAAGGAAAAAGAAAGAGAGAAAATCCGTTTAAAGTCTGAATACCAATCAACGTTGGAAACATGGAAAGGAAATCAACTGAGATTGGAAAATTTCAAAAACCACTTACTCCCAACCTTAGAAAAAAATATCAAAACATCTCTCTCTTCTTATTCGAAAGGGGAAGGGGTTCTCGGTGAAAGTTATGAATTCATCACAGATTCTTTGGAGATGCAGTCACAATTACATCAAATCGAGTTTAGACGATGGGTTTCTGTAATAAAACTATTGCAACTAACCAATCATTTGATCCCCGAAGGAGGAGAATATGAAAATTAAGATGAATCGAATTTTAGTCACATGCCTGGTATTTGTTTTCTTTATTATATCCTGTTCGCAAGAGACGCACAACCATAAAGATATTTTTACTTGCCCCATGCATCCACAAATTGAGTTGGATCATCCAGGTGAATGCCCTATTTGCGGAATGCAATTGATTAAGAAAGAAGATCCTATGTTAGAACCGAGCCACGAAAACCATTCGGAAGAAGTTTCTAAAGGATTGAATCTCTCTCTAGGCCAACAGTCGTTAATGAATTTGGATACAATCCGTGTCACAAAAGGTGATATCACTAGGAACATCAATTTAAGTGGGCAGGTAGCTTTTGATCCGGAAATTTTTTCAACAGTTAATGAATATAAATCCGTTGGATCTGAAAATGAATGGGGGAAGATAATTCGAGAAGGGATTCGACTCAAATTCACCAAATTAGGGTTAAGTGATAGTCAGATACAATATA
This is a stretch of genomic DNA from Leptospira kanakyensis. It encodes these proteins:
- a CDS encoding TolC family protein — its product is MRTYYINTLRYTIILYHLLVLPVFAEGNDRIDEKIYAILKKHPEVSLKFLEAKEKEFRSKHADVYPDPKIGFAYRSYPYRSGFDTERTKPDTPGMTGKEYTISQEIPFPGKLNLEKQILKSESELDYWSGVWLQNEFIKTYFELVLSRTAIEKELVDLFKIEKQLVTKGKLEQTQYIADKFSLSNALKTKNTLEKIKDRIIEKNITVKEIKQSLEFFENHGGFSEINEEEIIQYLSAKEKSFENDLSTQSLAKLPLIQYAEVNQSKAIQESKKDEILHLPDFEIFVSYMQRRRKPFLLDSGPLNVSIMDNPEFSGDLWSAGVTVRVPVWSLSKVDELNQSNSFRIERLQKEKEREKIRLKSEYQSTLETWKGNQLRLENFKNHLLPTLEKNIKTSLSSYSKGEGVLGESYEFITDSLEMQSQLHQIEFRRWVSVIKLLQLTNHLIPEGGEYEN